The sequence below is a genomic window from Vigna radiata var. radiata cultivar VC1973A unplaced genomic scaffold, Vradiata_ver6 scaffold_183, whole genome shotgun sequence.
ATCAAGCCACTTATGTACTCAACTGAGTATATGATATTACTCAATATGAGGCTTAGGCACCCCATAATACCCTAGTCTGTATCAAACTTCTAGTCAAAATTTCAACCTTCATATAGTTCAAGTTTTATAACAGAGGATCCTTCCTCTGACTGCGTGTCTACGTCCATATAATAATACTcccagtttttatttttcaatttggttcctATGATAACCTAGCCCGACGACCCAacaaaaaactatttataaactatttataaGTTCACGGAACCAAATTTAAAAGTGTAGTACGGACCTATTTAAATATTTCCAAAGTAGTCTAGGGACTAACAAATCAATTTAAGCTTTATTCCATGGCCCTGTAAGAATTTCTGAAAATTGAGCAAAAGCAAAGGAGAATGTTTCAATAAATTAAgactatataatatatacctCAAAAGCAGCTCCTTGTCCTCCATTGCAAGCCAACTCCTGTTCTGTTTGTGAAACTGACATAAGCTTTCGCTCATCAACTATCTTGCTCATTTCGGTTACTAAAGTCACATGCTTTGTCACATTTCCATGCATTTTTCTGTACTCAGgataattatcaacaaatttggCCATGTCCTCTGCCAagagtcaaataaaaaaattggtgaaTTTTATACAATGCCACCAAGTATAAATAAGTTTCTGTCTGTAATTGTTGAAGAAAAGTTTACTCTGATGTGAGAGGATGAAAAAATACAAACCTATTGTTTGGATGTTCTGGTTACTTTTTGACACTTGTTGAAATTCGTCAACCATTCGCTTGATATTCATACCTATATCTCCAAAATTCTCATACATGTTAGCCTTGAAAAAGGGATCTTGTTCTGATGACAACACAACCTCCTGTAACAAGAAATAGCAAATAACTGCTTTTTAATGAGCACAAATTCTGTCCTGCAATACACTTAACACAAGTACCATGTAAGAAATGTATCTAACCTCCTGATCTTTTGGAAATTTACCAATGGATTTTAAGTCCACCTTATTGTCTTGGATTCCTATTAATTCATGAACCATAGCCTGTACAGTATAACACCACAGTGAGTATTGCTTATATGAATGAACAACTTATACATTATACGCAACTAGACTTTTGTTAATAACTCAGATACCTGATAAGTCCATTGATTTAGCAATGGGGTTACAGGATCCTCCCTCCTGTCAATAACTAACAACAGAGGAGAAACTTCCATTCGCCTAAAATCAAAAAGACCACTTTCCTCTTGGTACATCAGTTTCTGTTCAAGCCCAACAATGTAAATTAGCTTTCACTAATATGCCAGCACACGCACTAATTATAAATATGGCATGTTGTGATACACGCATAGCTAGAAAGGCAGCCTAAATAATATATAGATTACATTGTACACACGCACTCAGAAAAGAGCTCTATCTGATTCAGAATCATATGAATGATGAAGGTATAAAAGTTTGAATTCATTGTAGAAACTGACAACTGCatttctaaaatacaaatataattatttcacaTAAAAGAAAGTGCCTTGAGTTAGAAAAGGGGACTTGAACTCACAGCTGCTTCCTGTGCTATCCTTTTTGAAATGTCAGATGTCCTTTGATACCTAATTACTGGTCTGCGTTTTAGTGCCAGAAAAACAGCTGCAAGACCTTCAACAACTCGGTCACAAAAGCGCTGCACTGTTGAAGGATCTACCACAGCTGGGAGCATATATATGTAATGTGAAGGCACATGGAAAGTGAAATGATAAGGATCAATTGCAACAAAATCTGCATAGAACTCCTGGATGATCAGGACAACAGCTGTATCAGAATTAAAGTTTGCAACACAAAGTGTTGGTGGGGGAAGAAGAGGATGAAGGCTTCATAATCAACAAATGTGAAACCATTTGTCAGATAAAGAATGCAATAGTATGCAATCATAGGATAGGAGGGACAATAAAGTGGTAGATATCATTTCATGTTCCATCTAGGATTTTGTTCGTGCGAACTCGTAATACTTTTGTGATACAATCAAATgatgtattttaaaatgtattctCAGACAAGcatgtcataaaaaaattacaatgagtttgttaagaagtagattttaaatttaactcaaccttacaaaactaacttgtaaggtgaggtttacacccacttatatattgtgaattagtcttatctctagtcgatgtagaaATTCCAACATACTTTTGTGATACAATCAAATGATGTGTAATTTTCctatctattttaaaatgtattctCAAACAAGCATGTCATAAAAGAATTACAATGAGTTTGTTAAGAagtagattttaagtttaactcaaccttacaaaattaatttgtaaggtgaggtttacatccacttatatattgtaaattagtcttatctccAGTCGATGTAGAAATTCCAACACACTTCCCTTACATTGaaatatatacatctcgagcgtgagactagacaaTAGTGAGAGGCCTGATAGTGAGTGGAATATTAgacccaacaaacaacaaatctcgctaggatagactctgatatcatgttaaNNNNNNNNNNNNNNNNNNNNNNNNNNNNNNNNNNNNNNNNNNNNNNNNNNNNNNNNNNNNNNNNNNNNNNNNNNNNNNNNNNNNNNNNNNNNNNNNNNNNNNNNNNNNNNNNNNNNNNNNNNNNNNNNNNNNNNNNNNNNNNNNNNNNNNNNNNNNNNNNNNNNNNNNNNNNNNNNNNNNNNNNNNNNNNNNNNNNNNNNNNNNNNNNNNNNNNNNNNNNNNNNNNNNNNNNNNNNNNNNNNNNNAAACCTAACTCAACtttacaaaaccggcttgtaacatcaggtttgcactcacttatatattatgaattgactttatctctaattgatgtgaaacttccaacagAATTCATaaactataaaagaaagagTAAAGTTTCAAGTCCAATGAGGAGAAAGAAATTGCAGTTCAGTGCATGCATAAACAGCTACCTGAACCTGCTGGACAACTTCCTGTTCATCAGAATCAGCAAGAATGTGAATCTGAGTGTCCTTCAATATGTTGGAGAAAACTGTAATTTCAGAATGGATTCACAAAGTGTCTTCAAATCAATGGGAAAGCATTACTAATTAACAAGgggaaattaaaaattaaattctaaaggATGTACTGTACCGCAGCTTATCTAACATTCAAGCATAAAAAAGAACCTACATAGGTGATACTCTCCAAATCTAGGATTAGCCAGCTGGCGGCGCAAAAACTGGATATTCTCTGATGTAGGTCGAAGGAAGTAAACGGCCTTGAGATGCGACATCGATTCGCTCGACTTGGAAATAGAATCTACCAATTCAACCAAAAACACTTCTTTCTGGAGAAGCTCTGACTGCGAATACACAACACTCACAACACCAACCTGCATCAATTTGCCAAAAACGTAGATTCAACTTCAGAACACCATTTCCTCCTTAACAAGGACAAGAAAAATAGATTCTACTAACCAAGTCTGCTTGGCAGGTTGAcatatgattttgataaagtaaaataaaatagtataaaccAGATCATAATTCTTTAGTTTCTAGGCCATAAAAACTCAGAGTGACTTTACACAACTGTATCAATGCTATAATTTAAAAACCTAGTGTTAGTCGAGAccaatatcataaaataaatcaatccatTATGATTGTCAAAGGTAGGGAGCCCCGTCATTTTATTTCCCTTGATGAAAAATACATAGATTTATACATATATGTAAACACACAAACATTCATGTAATGCGGAGTCTCACCGGCACTGCGCAATGATCCCAATCATATAAACAGATAATTCCAATTATCACGAGTGGCAATTAATTGTCTAAAACTCAGagcgaaaattaaaaaaaaaaaaaaaaacgagccAACTGTGTGCAACACAAGTgctttttattccaaaaaaaaaaaaaagaaaatcaataagTTGATATTCTGATCGGATTTCCCAACATTATGGAAGATCATTGAGGGAAGATGCAGCGTACCGTTTGAGAATCAAGGATTAGAACCTTCATGCCGGAGATGTCTTGCAAGATGCGGTTGATATAATCACGCGCGGAGGAAGTTACCACCATCTTGTGTGTGCGTGTAGAACTTGAATCTCCCCGTCGAGACAAATTGATAAACCAGTTCAGCTACAGCGTGGGTGAATCAAGGAGCACGGGAGAACAGAGATTCGGAGTTCACAATTCAGAATTCAGATCCACGATGAACGAGGACAACGAACGACTTCGCTCCAACGCACCGTTTTGGAAGTAGAAGTTGGTTCTGGTCTTTATGACAATTTTTATTGCAATTCCTCTACTTagtcaatttttatttctctttttctactatatttttatatatgcaTCATAATATAAGGTAGTGCTcctaattattttcaaattctctcataaaataattgtatttagaGTATGATAAACAAGAGtgaaataaatagtaaatttttataagaGAGAGAACAAGAGggggaaaagggaaaaaaatccCTCACATTCAATCACATTTCACTGTATTTTTACATCAATGAATTTCATTATCTACTTCTAACAATACTTAGAatcataattaacaaaataaacaagatGTAATTTTCATCCATTCATttgtgtaaaaaataataaagtaatagaATGTAACGGTCATTGatcaaataattcatatacaggataacttatttatttttgaatgatataaaattataaatatagaaacaaatttcattttcacaaaattaaatatttcatgcAAAACAAAagtgatttctttttctttaaacatattttatgttatttgttattttaattttgttatttttttttaaattaaatatatttttagtctcttaattttcaattaatattaaaactaatcaatttttaaaactttggactaattttgtaatatttcatttgaatagtctaaaatactattaaaGAATCATTACAAATCTAATATGATTAAGagttaacaaaaaaagaacatactaagtaaaaatattcaaatataaccataaattaaactttatatataacatCATAATCTAAAAACTATGTATAAAATGATCCTTAATTACAACTAAAATAGAAGTCAAAAGAACTCTAATATCTACACATCAACACTATTTTCACTTAAAGTTTGTTCTAGAGACATGTTTTCACCCTCTCCTCACACTCACCAAATAATCATGGCCGAACACAACAAGTAACAAGAACACccaagaataaaagaaaacaaaacaggGTAAGCTAGTATAAACAGAATTGTCATAGAATAATTAAGGTTTCAACACAGATCATACTCCAAGCGAAATAATCAAACACCTTAAATACATACAATAAACTTAGACTTGACTCATCTGgatatagtatgaatgtcgaATTATGGTGTTCATGCACTTGTAGTAGTGAAACAATTAATACATCCCAAGCTATCACACAAGGTTAGTTCGTTAACCAACGCCTTAGGTCAAGTTAAAGCCACTAGACTAAGACTTTTTGCTACTCTCACCATATGTCTcacccttctctacttgagaatggatGACCATTAGAGGGTTAGGATAAACCCCAGTACTTAGCTTCCTACATTCATACCAACAATACATTAATAACCACTAACTATGAATTTCACCTTAGAAACTCTTTTCAACCATACTTCAAATACATACATAACCTCAAGAATAAACCATCATGTAATTCAATAGATACTTTTAcacaatcctcaaagtcctaACATAGTTTAAAGTTAccagaaagcaaaagaaagaaatactCAAGGCATGTTTTGAACTGGTTACTCAGTACTCATACTCGCTAAGCTAGATATGGTTTTACTCACTTAGCGAAAAGAAAACTTTCTCGCTTAATGGAGACTCTCGCCCATTGTTGGGTTGAATCGGCAAGTATactgagtcgcacaagtaatataaaatggtaagaccaagtaccGTATCTTAGAGGACTCTcgacgctgaacagttgtgtgataacaagattaattaagacttaaaaataaaaagagatcattagGTTtgagcaaaaataataaaataaaattgatcagtaGCAAAGAAGCATAAAGATGAACGAatgttgatttatatgagatggatatgttgttggggttagatttcaccaagttccctctcttgtatataagaattcttctttatgcattaatgccaacgtctctcactaaattacctacccCGATCCTTCGGTgaataagtttgtccctaattaccagttcatacaattcctagcatccttggtaaaaaaatgtgaagaacaagagattaagacgaccaagactcataccctcatccctgagaaatataacccttaggagtaattcaacaaaaacttgaattgtaaggaacctcccagcactcatgcaattcataaatcatgctaatgaatgagttaaacaaaagcaCGCATAGaaatagatgaattactctaacaattaatggaaaagcatatggagttaagaatcaattcaaatacatgaaagtttacaaggttacatcatcccccaacaacaaatagaaattagttccccacaGACAtaggggaactctatgaataatgcaagaaagaatgagaatgaaagcctaagaattgggaaaaaaagtgtattgctatgctttTCTCTACcagagatacaaaacctagagccctagggtcctttaaatagtgtcagaggcGTGCCAAAATAGGACCCGgtcagaaagaatcaaaacagagcagaaacagggtcTGACTCGTGAAAGTCGACGCCCAAGCGGTCTAGGAGGATGCCCAGGTGGTCAGAACAGCTCATGTAAGCCCCAGACGTTGAAATTGGTCACCCAAGCTTCGAGGCCCCGCCGCCCGGGCGGTGGACGTCGATTTCCTTCGCCCAAGCTTCGGCTTTGGACGCCCAGGCTtcgtgttttccctccttcAGGTGCCTTTTTACGcccttctgagctccatcttcttagcttttcatctcttcttccagtattacttcaatctctgtcaaaacaaaggGAATTAGTCACAAAATCAtggaaatcaacctcaactctcacacaacttaatgaaaaagcatgagtccaagtaagtttctaagtgaaaaaggttgcttttagtatcaaaatcacatcacaaatagCGGTGTTTTAAACCATTATCACCCATCCACTGCTACAACAGACTTCTCCCCCAAACTAATTCGCTCAACCCCTTAGCTCGCCCTACGAATACAAAAGCAATGGGTTTTGCTCACACAACTAGATATAACTTTACTCGCTTAGTGGCTACACTCGCTCAATGAGACTGCAAAATTCTGCAACATAACAATTTTGCAGAATTTGCACCCCTCAACACTTCATGACCTACTTTATGCAGTTTTagcaacttctaacactcctagattAAATTCT
It includes:
- the LOC106778912 gene encoding vacuolar protein sorting-associated protein 45 homolog isoform X2, with amino-acid sequence MVVTSSARDYINRILQDISGMKVLILDSQTVGVVSVVYSQSELLQKEVFLVELVDSISKSSESMSHLKAVYFLRPTSENIQFLRRQLANPRFGEYHLFFSNILKDTQIHILADSDEQEVVQQVQEFYADFVAIDPYHFTFHVPSHYIYMLPAVVDPSTVQRFCDRVVEGLAAVFLALKRRPVIRYQRTSDISKRIAQEAAKLMYQEESGLFDFRRMEVSPLLLVIDRREDPVTPLLNQWTYQAMVHELIGIQDNKVDLKSIGKFPKDQEEVVLSSEQDPFFKANMYENFGDIGMNIKRMVDEFQQVSKSNQNIQTIEDMAKFVDNYPEYRKMHGNVTKHVTLVTEMSKIVDERKLMSVSQTEQELACNGGQGAAFEAVTNLLNNESVSDLDRLRLVMLYALRYEKDSPVQLMQLFNKLASRSAKYKPGLVQFLLKQAGVDKRMGDLFGNRDLMNIARNMARGLKGVENVYTQHQPLLFQIMENIVKGRLRDVDYPFVGNHYQQGSESTHLMSTRFCNSFSITLEVYYIHYTDSTSKGRKILIPVLPIHKKFELT
- the LOC106778912 gene encoding vacuolar protein sorting-associated protein 45 homolog isoform X1 — translated: MVVTSSARDYINRILQDISGMKVLILDSQTVGVVSVVYSQSELLQKEVFLVELVDSISKSSESMSHLKAVYFLRPTSENIQFLRRQLANPRFGEYHLFFSNILKDTQIHILADSDEQEVVQQVQEFYADFVAIDPYHFTFHVPSHYIYMLPAVVDPSTVQRFCDRVVEGLAAVFLALKRRPVIRYQRTSDISKRIAQEAAKLMYQEESGLFDFRRMEVSPLLLVIDRREDPVTPLLNQWTYQAMVHELIGIQDNKVDLKSIGKFPKDQEEVVLSSEQDPFFKANMYENFGDIGMNIKRMVDEFQQVSKSNQNIQTIEDMAKFVDNYPEYRKMHGNVTKHVTLVTEMSKIVDERKLMSVSQTEQELACNGGQGAAFEAVTNLLNNESVSDLDRLRLVMLYALRYEKDSPVQLMQLFNKLASRSAKYKPGLVQFLLKQAGVDKRMGDLFGNRDLMNIARNMARGLKGVENVYTQHQPLLFQIMENIVKGRLRDVDYPFVGNHYQQGRPQDVIIFIVGGTTYEESRSVALQNANNTGIRFILGGSSVLNSKRFLKDLEEAQRVARSSTTVV